A region of the Salvia splendens isolate huo1 chromosome 11, SspV2, whole genome shotgun sequence genome:
ACTGATTAAGAACCTGCTGATGATGCTAACAGCACCGATCCTCCACAGAGAATGATAGCCAGAGACAGATCCAGAAGGAACATTAAGCTCCCATCCAGATTCAATGATTTTGATATGATGCATTATGCTCTGGCTGTAGCTGAAGAAATGGAGTTTCATGAGCCATCAACTTATAAGGAAACTATCAGGAGTCCAGAGAAGGACAGGTGGCTACTGGCCTTGCAAGAAGAAATAGGCAGCCTGTATAAAAATCAGACATGAGTTCTAGTACTAAGGCCGAATGATCATAGGACAGTGGGTTGTAAGTGGATTTTCAAGAAGAAAATCGAAGCATTCAACAACAATCAGATTAGATTCAAAGCTAGATTAGTAGCTAAAGGCTACACTCAGAAGGAGGGAGTGGATTACAATGAATTATTCTCCCCCGTTGTAAAACACAGTTCTAAGACTTTTACTTGCTATTGTTGCACACAGAGGCTGGGAATTGCAACAACTAGATGTCAAaacagcctttcttcatggagagctgGAGGAAAAGATCTACATGGAGCAGCCACCTGGATTTATCAAACCAGGGGATGGAGGGAAATTGTGCTTGCTAAAGAGAAGCCTTTATGGTATTAAGCAGAGTTCAAGACAGTGGTATTTGAGATTCAATGAATTCATACAGAAGATAGGATTTGAAAAATCACTTATGATCACTATGTcttcattaaaagaaagaatgGGATTGTTGTGGCTTATCTACtcttatatgtagatgacatgctaATTTTTGTTGAGCACAAGGAAGAGGTGGAGAGTGTGAAGTCTGATTTGAGGACTGAATTTGACATGAAGGATTTGGGAGATGCAAAGAAGATCCTTGGCATGGAGATTATAAGAGATAGAGGAAAGAAAAGAATATGACTGACACAGAAAGATTACAAAAAGAGTGTCCTTGAAAAGTTTCAAATGAGCTCAAGCAAGCCAATGTTTGTTCCTCTGAgtcaacagttcaagctcagtGCCAATCAGAGTCCTCAAAATGAAGATCAGAGAAGAGAAATGGATAAGATTCCTTATGCAAATATAGTGGGAAGcatcatgtacaccatggtgtgtacaaggcctGATATCAGTCATGCTATAAGTGTTGCAAGTACGTACATGGCAGACCCTGGTCTAGAACATTGGCATGCTTTGAAATGGATATTAAGATATCTAAATGGTACTCAAGGATATGGAATTCTGTTTGATGGAAATGAAAAAGAGGTGGAGCAGCCTCTGATGGGGTGTTGTGATTCTGACTTTGCAACTAATGTTGATACAAGGAAATCACAATCTGgatatgtgttttgtttgtatGGGTCTGCAGTGAGCTGGAAGCCAAGCCTCCAGTCAGTAGTGTCACTCTCAACaaccgaagccgagtatataTCCTTAATTGAAGCAGTGAAGGAAAGCCTATGGCTGAAAGGAATATGCTTTGATTTTGGAGTTGCCCAGGATGCAGTAACTGTGTTATGTGACTCAAACAGTGCAATATGTCTGTCAAAACATCAAACCTTCCATGAAAGAAGTAAGCATGTGGATGTCAAGCTACATTTTATAAGAGATGAAGTGGATAAGGGTTCTGTGAAGATTGAAAAGGTTGCAACAGAAGAGAATGCATCTGATATGCTCACAAAAGTTCTGTCTGGATCA
Encoded here:
- the LOC121754810 gene encoding secreted RxLR effector protein 161-like encodes the protein MSSSKPMFVPLSQQFKLSANQSPQNEDQRREMDKIPYANIVGSIMYTMVCTRPDISHAISVASTYMADPGLEHWHALKWILRYLNGTQGYGILFDGNEKEVEQPLMGCCDSDFATNVDTRKSQSGYVFCLYGSAVSWKPSLQSVVSLSTTEAEYISLIEAVKESLWLKGICFDFGVAQDAVTVLCDSNSAICLSKHQTFHERSKHVDVKLHFIRDEVDKGSVKIEKVATEENASDMLTKVLSGSKVK